CGGAGTTGGAATCGATACGGCGGGAAGTCCGCGGCGACGACGGCGCGGACGCCGAGTCGAACGGCACGCGGTCGAGCGACGCGGGTGACGGCGGCGACGGCGGGGACGACGAACGGTAGCGGCCGGACGCTCACGGCGCACGCCGCGTCGCCCGGAGAGACGGCGACGGAGGCCCTCTCGACGGTCGACGTGCGAGCGAAGGCCACTCCTCCCAGTCGATGAGAGGGGCCCGCTCCGACTCGTGGAGGACGAAGGGACCGATAGCGCCGGAGAAGTGTGATGCGCCGGGTCTCCCGGTTGACCCGCTCTCACACCGGCTCAGACCGGGTCGAACCTCCGCTCCGAACCGGAAGACCCGCTCTCATACCGGCTCAGACCGGGTCGAAGCGGAACCCGTCCCACTCCTGACTTTCCGGCTCTCGAATCCCGGCCTCGGGGTCGCGGAGTTCCTCGCAGTAGACGGGTCGGACCTCGTCGCCGATTTCGACGTCCGAGTCCTTCGCGTCCGCCTCGGTGAGTTGGCCGATGGCGCGGACGGGTTCGCCGTCGACGTCGAACTCGACGATGGCCAGCGAGTTCGGTTCGCGGACGCCCGGCGGCGTCGCCGTCGACGTGGTCCACGTGACGATTTCGGCGGTGTACTCGCTCAGGTCGACGGTGTCCACCGCCTCCTCGCCGCCGGGACCGATGGGGTGGCCGGGGTAGGTGATGCTGCCGTCGGGGTAGCGGTACGCCTCCATCGCGTGGTCTCCGTCTTCGTGGCTCATTCTCGCGCCTCCATGATGGTGGTCGTAACGCAGTTGCCGAACCCGCCGACGTTGCAGGCCAGACCCGTCTCGGCCTCGACCTGCCGGTCGCCCGCCTGACCCGTCAACTGCGCGTAAATCTCGTACGCCTGCGCGACGCCCGACGCGCCGAGCGGATGGCCCTTCGACTTCAGACCGCCGGAGGTGTTGATGGGAAGGTCGCCGTCGCGGTCCGTGACGCCCTCCTCGACCGCTTTCCAGCCTTCGCCCTTCTCGAAGAAGCCGAGGTCCTCGGACTGGAGGAACTCCAAGATTGTGAACATGTCGTGCAGTTCGGCCACGTCGATATCGTCGGGGTCGATGTCGGCCATCTCGTAGGCCTGTTCGGAGGAGTTGACGACGCCGCCCATCGTCGTCGGGTCGGCGCGTTCGTGGACGACGTGGGTGTCCGTCGCGCCGCCGATGCCCGAGATGACGACGTACTCGTCGGCGTACTCGCGGGCGACGGACTCCGGGCAGAAGAGGAGGGCCGCGGAGCCGTCGGTGATGGGGCAGAAGTCGTACAGGCGGAGGGGGTCCGCGACGACGGGCGAGTCGAGAACGGTCTCCAAGTCCACCTCCTTGCGGAACTGCGCGTGCGGGTTGTCGACGCCGTTCTTGTGGTTCTTCACGGCCACCTTGCCGAGCGACTCCCGGGGCGCGTCGTACTCGTCGAGGTAGAGACGCGCCGTGAGACCGGCGAAACTCGGGAGCGTGACGCCGTGTTTGTACTCGACGGGGTGCGTCAGGGAGGCGATGACGTCCGTCGCCTCCGCGGTGGAGCGGTGGGTCATCTTCTCGCCGCCGACGAGGAGCGTCATCTCCGACGCCTCCGAGGCGACGGACTGCCACGCGGCGTAGATGCCCGCCCCGCCCGACGAGGACGTCTGGTCGATGCGAGCCGTGTAGGCCGGCACCGCCGAGAGGTCCTGCGCCAACGCGTTCGGGACGCCCGTCTGGCCCTCGAACTCCCCGCTGGCCATGTTCGAGACGTACAGGTGGTCGACGGCGTCGGGTTCGACGCCGGCGTCGTCGAGGCAGGCCTGCCCCGCCTCCGCGAGCAACTCGCGTATCCACGCGTCGCGCTGCCCGAACCGGGTCATCGACGCGCCGATGACTGCTACGCTGTCCATGCCTACGGACTCGGGGCCGTCCGTTTACCCGTTTCCCTTCCCCGTCGAACGCAAAGTCGCCCCGACCGACGGGACCGGACGCGGGCCGCGCGGCGTCCCGAATCCGAATGTGAACGTTTTACCCCGCGGGCGCGCCGACGCTCGATATGGCAAACGACACCGTCGCGCCGACCGCCGGCGCCGTCGCTTCGCTCCTCCTCGCAGTCGTCGTCTTCGCGCCCGCGCTTCTCGTCTCCGCCGGGAGCGGTCTCGTCGCCGACTACTACGCCTCCGGACCGGCAGGCGTCTCCGTCGTCGGCTTCCTCGGCCTCCTGAGCGTCGTCGTCTTCCTCGCCGGCGCGCAGGAGCGCACCGAACCCGCGACGGTGGCGGGACTGACGCTCGTCCTCGGCGTCGCGATGCTGGCGCTCGCCCTCCTGTGGGCGCTCTCCGTCGACCAGACGCTCCTGTTCAGTTTCCCCGCCGAGTACGCCTGGATCGAGAACCACCGCTGGGCCGTCGTCGCCGTCTGCGCCGTGATACCTGTCGCCGCCAGCGCCTACGCCCGCGGCGTCCTCGCGTAAGCGCGAAGCGTAGAACGAGGAGGAGGCCCGACCCGACCCGCCGGACCCGCCGACCCGTCGAGACGCCGAAACGCTAAAACGCCGAAACGCCCGCCCGTCGTCCGTCGGTTTCGCGGCGGCAGAAGTCGAAAGCCCCTTATGCGGCGGCGCTCTCACTAGGAGATGGACTAGGTCGGGCAGCTAGGCCCTGCCCTTCACCTGCAACTTCGGCCTTTAGCAGGGACCGAACTCGGGCGCGTCCGGTCAGACCGGTGCGGGCCCCGGGAGCCAACGTAGAAACCTCGTCCGTCGGGGACAGCGGACCGTGAACGCCGGCCGCAGGGTCGGTTGCACGCGGTTAATCGGTGGCAATCCGCCAGGCGCGGAAGCGAGCAGCGGACCGCCGAACGTGTGTCGCTCGACGGATCGCGGGGTGGAGGAGGCAACCGGGATTCCCCGCACCGGAACGCCGGGCAACCCCGCCGTCCACCATTCATACCGTATTCGACTTCTCAGCAGCGGCGCCGTCGTCCATCTCTCCTCGTCGTTCACGGTCGTTCGGTGTTCTCAGGGTCTGAGAGTACCCCGCACGGGTTTCCCGGATGATGTGATTTAACCTCCTCGGACCGTTTCGGTTCGAACACCGATGGGCGAAGAAGCGGGGGGCACGTTGGGCCTCCTCCGGGACCGAGAGTTCGCGGCGCTGGCGGGGACGGCGTTCGCCCGCAGTCAAGCGTACTCGACCATCCTCATCGCTCTCGCCCTCTACGCCGAGCAGTTCGGAACCACCGGATTCGTCGAAGGGTTGTTCGGCACCGCCTTCGCCGCGGTCCAACTGCTCATCGTCCTCCCGCTCGGTCGCAAGATAGACACCGGCAACGCCAAGCGCTACCTGCTCGTCGGCCTCGCGATCAACGTCGCCGTCTTCGTCGGCTTCTCCTTCGTCCAGAGCTCCGTCCACGTCATCCTGATGCGGATGCTCCAGGGACTCGGGGCGAGTCTCCTCTGGATCACCGGGTCGACCGTCGTCGGCGAGATAAGCCCCGACGACGCCAGCGGTCGGTGGCTCGGCACGTACAATCAGGTCGCCGCCTTCTCCAGTCTCGCGGGCGACGTCGTCGGCGGCTACCTCCTGTACGCCTACCAGACGCACGTCGTCTACACGGTGCTCAGCGCCGTCACCGTCGCCGCGTTCCTCCTCGTCTGGCGCTACCTGCGCGAGAACCCCGGCGGCCGGAAGGACCCCGAGGAGGCGACGGGGACGGAGACGCTCCGCGCCCTCCTCGACCGGCCGATGATACGTTCGCTCGTGGCGTTCCGCCTCGCGTTCAGCGTCGGCAAGATGGCAGTCATCATCTTCCTGCCCATCGTCGCCAAAGTCGAGTTCGGCATCCACGAGTTCGCCATCGGCTGGATTCTCGCCGGCGGAAAGCTGACCAAGACGCTCGCGCAGGGCTACATGGGCGACCTGACCGACAGACTCGGGTCGAGACACCTGTTCGTCGCCGCCGGCGCGGTGCTGTACGGTCTCGGGACGGCGCTCATCCCCCTCTCCTTTTACTTCGAGGGCACCGTCGACCCCGTCCAGTTCCACGCCTTCGGCCGGTCGCAGGCGCTCGGCGGCGCGTTCTTCGCGCTGTTCGCCGCCTACGGCATCCTCGGCGTCGCCGACAGCATCCGCCTCC
This Halogeometricum sp. S3BR5-2 DNA region includes the following protein-coding sequences:
- a CDS encoding Zn-ribbon domain-containing OB-fold protein, giving the protein MSHEDGDHAMEAYRYPDGSITYPGHPIGPGGEEAVDTVDLSEYTAEIVTWTTSTATPPGVREPNSLAIVEFDVDGEPVRAIGQLTEADAKDSDVEIGDEVRPVYCEELRDPEAGIREPESQEWDGFRFDPV
- a CDS encoding thiolase C-terminal domain-containing protein, whose protein sequence is MDSVAVIGASMTRFGQRDAWIRELLAEAGQACLDDAGVEPDAVDHLYVSNMASGEFEGQTGVPNALAQDLSAVPAYTARIDQTSSSGGAGIYAAWQSVASEASEMTLLVGGEKMTHRSTAEATDVIASLTHPVEYKHGVTLPSFAGLTARLYLDEYDAPRESLGKVAVKNHKNGVDNPHAQFRKEVDLETVLDSPVVADPLRLYDFCPITDGSAALLFCPESVAREYADEYVVISGIGGATDTHVVHERADPTTMGGVVNSSEQAYEMADIDPDDIDVAELHDMFTILEFLQSEDLGFFEKGEGWKAVEEGVTDRDGDLPINTSGGLKSKGHPLGASGVAQAYEIYAQLTGQAGDRQVEAETGLACNVGGFGNCVTTTIMEARE
- a CDS encoding DUF7548 family protein, whose translation is MANDTVAPTAGAVASLLLAVVVFAPALLVSAGSGLVADYYASGPAGVSVVGFLGLLSVVVFLAGAQERTEPATVAGLTLVLGVAMLALALLWALSVDQTLLFSFPAEYAWIENHRWAVVAVCAVIPVAASAYARGVLA
- a CDS encoding MFS transporter, with product MGEEAGGTLGLLRDREFAALAGTAFARSQAYSTILIALALYAEQFGTTGFVEGLFGTAFAAVQLLIVLPLGRKIDTGNAKRYLLVGLAINVAVFVGFSFVQSSVHVILMRMLQGLGASLLWITGSTVVGEISPDDASGRWLGTYNQVAAFSSLAGDVVGGYLLYAYQTHVVYTVLSAVTVAAFLLVWRYLRENPGGRKDPEEATGTETLRALLDRPMIRSLVAFRLAFSVGKMAVIIFLPIVAKVEFGIHEFAIGWILAGGKLTKTLAQGYMGDLTDRLGSRHLFVAAGAVLYGLGTALIPLSFYFEGTVDPVQFHAFGRSQALGGAFFALFAAYGILGVADSIRLPASMALFVEEGERFDSVASSMSLRSISWKIGQVAGPVLVGSIKDFVSTTAAFLTAAAFIVVATGVFLATYYRTASATAPNAATGD